A genomic window from Aquabacterium sp. OR-4 includes:
- a CDS encoding putative bifunctional diguanylate cyclase/phosphodiesterase produces MPAPAGGLSHRASAALQQWRLQLLDHLLRAGLLAGALQVAMSVAVGLNMGDWRHLWAASGVLGGVCLLKLARPLGYRLRALGVLAVFYGTGVWLLTHLGAMMLAWLLATPILAMLLLGRRGALAVLALCTCSLVGVGVGLELSLPMVRGISKLPLLRWINLGVGFTGLGLVVMLSCEFVLRRLRSALTEQLAVTDTLRGREEMLRQIAGQVPGMLFRLRFDAAGQLHYDYASAGAQTLFGLAPEQLMADGWRIHRLVVDEDREPLMRALTSAHLEGQALAAEFRVRLDDGREKWLAAQSTEVARDAQGVVHTGIMVDITERKASEALVWQQAHFDALTGLPNRRLMRDRLEQGLIRSLRSQLPLVLMLIDLDHFKTVNDTLGHDSGDQLLVEATRRIRACVRETDTLARMGGDEFTVVLPELAGGAVQAEAIAARIIAALSQAFTLAGEEVYISASIGIARCPDDGVGIDNLLQHADQALYAAKDAGRNRFHHFTRTLQDDAQLRMRLAADLRQALQQQQLSVVYQPIVHLASGQVHKAEALLRWQHPERGAISPAVFVPIAEATGLIGEIGEWVFRTAADQAQHWRATLHARFQISVNRSPLQFRGPAGPRGTWAEQLARRGLAGDAIAVEITEGLLLDTGAEVSTQLLALRDAGIPVSLDDFGTGYSSMAYLQKFHIDYLKIDRSFVSGLTDGSHQGDTGRALCKAMIVMAHELGMQVIAEGVETDEQRLWLQAAGCDYAQGWLFAKPMTVEVFEAFAGRHRRSAANLPALATTALPATAQRCAA; encoded by the coding sequence TTGCCGGCCCCGGCCGGCGGCCTGAGCCACCGCGCCTCGGCAGCACTGCAGCAATGGCGCCTGCAGTTGCTGGATCACCTGCTGCGCGCCGGCCTGCTGGCCGGTGCGCTGCAGGTGGCCATGTCGGTGGCCGTGGGCCTGAACATGGGCGACTGGCGCCACCTGTGGGCCGCCAGTGGCGTGCTGGGCGGCGTGTGCCTGCTCAAGCTGGCCCGGCCGCTGGGCTACCGGCTGCGCGCGCTGGGCGTGCTGGCGGTGTTCTACGGCACCGGCGTGTGGCTGCTCACCCACCTGGGCGCCATGATGCTGGCCTGGCTGCTGGCCACCCCCATCCTGGCCATGCTGCTGCTGGGCCGCCGCGGCGCGCTGGCGGTGCTGGCGCTGTGCACCTGCTCGCTGGTGGGCGTGGGCGTCGGGCTCGAGCTGAGCCTGCCCATGGTGCGCGGCATCTCGAAGCTGCCGCTGCTGCGCTGGATCAACCTGGGCGTGGGCTTCACCGGCCTGGGCCTGGTGGTGATGCTGTCGTGCGAGTTCGTGCTGCGCCGGCTGCGCTCGGCACTCACCGAGCAGCTGGCGGTGACCGACACGCTGCGCGGCCGCGAGGAGATGCTGCGCCAGATTGCCGGCCAGGTGCCGGGCATGCTGTTTCGCCTGCGCTTCGATGCCGCCGGCCAGCTGCACTACGACTACGCCAGCGCCGGCGCGCAAACCCTGTTCGGCCTGGCCCCCGAGCAGCTGATGGCCGATGGCTGGCGCATCCACCGCCTGGTGGTCGACGAGGACCGCGAGCCGCTGATGCGCGCCCTCACCAGCGCCCACCTCGAAGGCCAGGCGCTGGCCGCCGAGTTTCGCGTGCGCCTGGACGACGGCCGCGAGAAGTGGCTGGCCGCCCAGTCCACCGAGGTGGCGCGTGACGCCCAGGGCGTGGTGCACACCGGCATCATGGTCGACATCACCGAGCGCAAGGCCTCCGAGGCCCTGGTGTGGCAGCAGGCGCACTTCGACGCGCTGACCGGCCTGCCCAACCGCCGCCTGATGCGCGACCGGCTCGAGCAGGGCCTGATCCGCAGCCTGCGCAGCCAGCTGCCGCTGGTGCTGATGCTGATCGACCTGGACCACTTCAAGACCGTCAACGACACGCTGGGCCATGACAGCGGCGACCAGCTGCTGGTGGAGGCCACGCGCCGCATCCGCGCCTGCGTGCGCGAAACCGACACCCTGGCGCGCATGGGCGGCGACGAGTTCACCGTGGTGCTGCCCGAGCTGGCCGGCGGCGCCGTGCAGGCCGAGGCGATTGCCGCGCGCATCATCGCTGCGCTGAGCCAGGCCTTCACGCTGGCCGGCGAGGAGGTCTACATCTCGGCCAGCATCGGCATCGCCCGCTGCCCCGACGACGGCGTGGGCATCGACAACCTGCTGCAGCACGCCGACCAGGCGCTCTACGCCGCCAAGGACGCCGGGCGCAACCGCTTCCACCACTTCACCCGCACGCTGCAAGACGACGCCCAGCTGCGCATGCGCCTGGCCGCCGACCTGCGCCAGGCCCTGCAGCAGCAGCAGCTGAGCGTGGTCTACCAGCCCATCGTGCACCTGGCCAGCGGGCAGGTGCACAAGGCCGAGGCGCTGCTGCGCTGGCAGCACCCCGAACGCGGCGCCATCAGCCCGGCCGTGTTTGTGCCGATCGCCGAGGCCACCGGCCTGATCGGCGAGATCGGCGAGTGGGTGTTCCGCACTGCCGCCGACCAGGCCCAGCACTGGCGCGCCACGCTGCATGCGCGCTTCCAGATCAGCGTGAACCGCTCACCGCTGCAGTTTCGCGGCCCGGCCGGCCCGCGCGGCACCTGGGCCGAGCAGCTGGCCCGCCGCGGCCTGGCCGGCGACGCCATCGCGGTGGAGATCACCGAGGGCCTGCTGCTCGACACCGGCGCCGAGGTCTCGACCCAGCTGCTGGCGCTGCGCGATGCTGGCATTCCGGTGTCGCTGGACGACTTCGGCACCGGCTACAGCTCGATGGCCTACCTGCAGAAGTTCCACATCGACTACCTGAAGATCGACCGCAGCTTTGTCAGCGGCCTCACCGACGGCTCGCACCAGGGCGACACCGGCCGCGCGCTGTGCAAGGCCATGATCGTGATGGCCCACGAGCTGGGCATGCAGGTGATTGCCGAGGGCGTGGAGACCGACGAGCAGCGCCTGTGGCTGCAGGCCGCCGGCTGCGACTACGCCCAGGGCTGGCTGTTTGCCAAGCCGATGACGGTGGAGGTGTTCGAGGCCTTTGCCGGCCGCCACCGCCGCAGCGCCGCCAACCTGCCGGCGCTGGCCACCACGGCCCTGCCCGCCACAGCCCAGCGCTGCGCGGCCTGA
- the fghA gene encoding S-formylglutathione hydrolase: MSLDRMELLSQHGCFGGQQRFYKHMSAEIGLPMRFGVYLPPAALAGQRVPVVVCLAGLTCTEETFAMKAGAQRLAAQLGLALLMPDTSPRGAGVVGEDQHWDFGVGAGFYLDATQAPWAGHWRMESYLLKELLPAMATEFGLDGERVGILGHSMGGHGALTLALRHPARFRSVSALAPICAPTQCPWGHTAFNGYLGQDEGHHAEWAAHDASLLMAAKTAPPYPGGILVDQGLDDKFLAEQLHPEALEAACASVGQPLTLRRHAGQDHGYYFIASVIDDHLRHHASQLA, encoded by the coding sequence ATGAGCCTGGATCGTATGGAACTGCTCAGCCAGCATGGCTGCTTCGGCGGCCAGCAGCGCTTTTACAAGCACATGTCGGCCGAGATCGGCCTGCCGATGCGCTTTGGCGTGTACCTGCCGCCGGCCGCGCTGGCCGGCCAGCGGGTGCCCGTCGTGGTGTGCCTGGCCGGCCTGACCTGCACCGAGGAAACCTTTGCCATGAAGGCCGGCGCGCAGCGCCTGGCCGCGCAGCTGGGCCTGGCCCTGCTGATGCCCGACACCAGCCCGCGCGGTGCCGGCGTGGTGGGTGAAGACCAGCACTGGGACTTTGGCGTGGGCGCCGGCTTCTACCTTGACGCCACGCAGGCCCCCTGGGCCGGCCACTGGCGCATGGAGAGCTATCTGCTGAAGGAGCTGCTGCCGGCGATGGCCACCGAGTTCGGCCTCGACGGCGAGCGCGTGGGCATCCTGGGCCACTCGATGGGCGGCCATGGCGCGCTGACGCTGGCGCTGCGCCATCCGGCACGGTTTCGCAGCGTGTCGGCGCTGGCGCCGATCTGCGCGCCCACGCAATGCCCCTGGGGCCACACCGCGTTCAACGGCTATCTGGGCCAGGACGAGGGCCACCACGCCGAATGGGCCGCTCACGATGCCAGTTTGCTGATGGCGGCCAAGACCGCGCCGCCGTACCCGGGGGGCATCCTGGTCGACCAGGGCCTGGACGACAAGTTTCTGGCCGAGCAGCTGCACCCCGAGGCGCTGGAAGCCGCCTGCGCCAGCGTGGGCCAGCCGCTCACGCTGCGCCGGCATGCCGGCCAGGATCACGGCTACTACTTCATCGCGTCGGTGATCGACGACCATCTGAGGCACCACGCCAGCCAGCTGGCGTGA
- a CDS encoding S-(hydroxymethyl)glutathione dehydrogenase/class III alcohol dehydrogenase: MQTRAAVAWKAGDPLTIETVDLQGPRDNEVLVEVKATGICHTDYYTLSGADPEGLFPAILGHEGAGVVMEVGKDVTWLKPGDHVIPLYTPECRNCKFCLSKKTNLCQAIRATQGKGLMPDGSSRFSINGEPILHYMGTSTFANHIVVPGIALAKIRPDAPFDKVCYIGCGVTTGVGAVLFSAKVEAGANVVVFGLGGIGLNVIQAAKMVGADKIIGVDLNPAREAMARQFGMTHFINPKEVPNVVDAIVQLTDGGADYSFECIGNTQVMRQALECTHKGWGRSIIIGVAEAGAEISTRPFQLVTGRKWEGSAFGGARGRTDVPKIVDWYMDGKLNIDDLITHKLKLEDINEGFALMKRGESIRSVVEF, from the coding sequence ATCCAGACCCGAGCCGCCGTTGCCTGGAAAGCCGGCGATCCGCTGACCATCGAGACCGTGGACCTGCAAGGCCCGCGCGACAACGAGGTGCTGGTGGAAGTCAAGGCCACCGGCATCTGCCACACCGACTACTACACGCTCTCGGGCGCCGACCCCGAGGGCCTGTTTCCGGCCATCCTGGGCCACGAGGGCGCGGGTGTGGTGATGGAGGTGGGCAAGGACGTGACCTGGCTGAAGCCCGGCGACCATGTGATCCCGCTCTACACGCCCGAGTGCCGCAACTGCAAGTTCTGCCTGAGCAAGAAGACCAACCTCTGCCAGGCCATCCGCGCCACCCAGGGCAAGGGCCTGATGCCTGATGGCAGCAGCCGCTTCAGCATCAACGGCGAGCCCATCCTGCACTACATGGGCACCAGCACCTTTGCCAACCACATCGTGGTGCCGGGCATCGCGCTGGCCAAGATCCGCCCTGACGCGCCCTTTGACAAGGTCTGCTACATCGGCTGCGGCGTGACCACCGGCGTGGGCGCGGTGCTGTTCAGCGCCAAGGTCGAGGCCGGCGCCAACGTGGTGGTGTTCGGCCTGGGCGGCATCGGCCTGAACGTGATCCAGGCGGCCAAGATGGTGGGCGCCGACAAGATCATCGGGGTCGACCTGAACCCGGCCCGCGAGGCCATGGCGCGCCAGTTCGGCATGACCCACTTCATCAACCCGAAAGAGGTGCCCAACGTGGTGGATGCCATCGTGCAGCTCACCGACGGCGGGGCCGACTACAGCTTCGAGTGCATCGGCAACACCCAGGTGATGCGCCAGGCGCTCGAGTGCACGCACAAGGGCTGGGGCCGCAGCATCATCATCGGCGTGGCCGAGGCCGGCGCCGAGATCAGCACGCGGCCGTTCCAGCTGGTCACCGGCCGCAAGTGGGAGGGCTCGGCCTTCGGCGGCGCGCGTGGCCGCACCGACGTGCCCAAGATCGTCGACTGGTACATGGACGGCAAGCTCAACATCGACGACCTGATCACCCACAAGCTCAAGCTCGAGGACATCAACGAGGGCTTTGCGCTGATGAAGCGCGGCGAGTCCATTCGCTCGGTGGTCGAGTTCTAG
- the gshB gene encoding glutathione synthase: MKLLFVADPLETFKTYKDTTFAMMREAARRGHQLWACEPADLVWVKGARVVARGARCITLKGEAASAPVTSAVHSDAWFDVATQAELALADCDAVVMRKDPPFDSEFFYATHLLSQAEREGARVFNRPAALRDHPEKLAILEFAQFIAPTLVTRSAAAIKAFHAEHQDIILKPLDGMGGMGIFRVGSDGMNLGSITETLNRDGAQSVMVQKYLPAIVHGDKRVLLIGGEPVPYSLARIPQGSEIRGNLAAGGKGVAQPLTERDREIAAALGPILAARGLLLVGLDIIGDSLTEVNVTSPTCFQEIMQQTGFDVAAMFITALESQLH; encoded by the coding sequence ATGAAGCTGCTGTTCGTTGCCGACCCGCTGGAAACCTTCAAGACCTACAAGGACACCACTTTCGCGATGATGCGCGAGGCCGCGCGCCGCGGCCACCAGCTGTGGGCCTGCGAGCCGGCCGACCTGGTGTGGGTGAAGGGCGCCCGCGTGGTGGCGCGCGGCGCGCGCTGCATCACGCTCAAGGGCGAGGCTGCCAGCGCGCCGGTGACCAGCGCCGTGCACAGCGATGCCTGGTTCGATGTGGCCACCCAGGCCGAGCTGGCCCTGGCCGACTGCGATGCCGTGGTGATGCGCAAGGACCCGCCCTTCGACAGCGAGTTCTTCTACGCCACCCACCTGCTCAGCCAGGCCGAACGCGAGGGCGCACGCGTGTTCAACCGCCCGGCGGCGCTGCGCGACCATCCTGAAAAGCTGGCGATCCTGGAATTTGCGCAGTTCATCGCGCCCACGCTGGTGACGCGCAGCGCGGCCGCGATCAAGGCCTTCCATGCCGAGCACCAGGACATCATCCTGAAGCCGCTGGACGGCATGGGCGGCATGGGCATCTTTCGCGTGGGCAGCGACGGCATGAACCTGGGCAGCATCACCGAGACCCTCAACCGCGACGGCGCGCAGAGCGTGATGGTGCAGAAGTACCTGCCGGCCATCGTGCACGGCGACAAGCGCGTGCTGCTGATCGGCGGCGAGCCGGTGCCCTACAGCCTGGCACGCATTCCGCAGGGCAGCGAGATCCGCGGCAACCTGGCCGCCGGCGGCAAGGGCGTGGCCCAGCCGCTGACCGAGCGCGACCGCGAGATCGCCGCGGCGCTGGGCCCGATACTGGCCGCACGCGGCCTGCTGCTGGTGGGGCTGGACATCATTGGCGACAGCCTCACCGAGGTCAACGTCACCAGCCCGACCTGCTTTCAGGAGATCATGCAGCAGACCGGCTTTGACGTGGCGGCGATGTTCATCACCGCGCTCGAGTCGCAGCTGCACTGA
- a CDS encoding benzoate/H(+) symporter BenE family transporter, which translates to MRRFLSDLSLPAVVAGFVAVLVGYTSSVAIVFQAAQALGASAAQTASWMWALGLAMGISCVGLSLRWRMPVLTAWCTPGAALLAATQGVGLAEATGAFIVCALLIILAGVSGLFERVMDKVPMAVAAALLAGVLTRFGLDAVLAVRSSPALVLVMAGAFLAGRRWWPRYAVPGVLLAGVVLAALQGRLDGAALGAALHGAWATPVWVTPQFNPATLVGVALPLFIVTMASQNLPGVAAQRAAGYAVPVSPVTTATGLVTLVLAPFGCFAINLAAITAAICMSPEAHADAAKRYTAPVVAGIFYTLLGLAGGAVAGLFAAFPRELVAAVAGLALLGTIAGGLAAALRDERHRDAAAMTFLVTLSGVSMAGIGAAFWGVVAGAVTMAVQHWKPAR; encoded by the coding sequence ATGCGCCGATTTCTGAGTGATCTGTCCCTGCCGGCCGTGGTGGCCGGCTTCGTGGCCGTGCTGGTGGGCTACACCAGCTCGGTGGCCATCGTCTTCCAGGCCGCGCAGGCGCTGGGCGCCAGCGCCGCGCAAACGGCCAGCTGGATGTGGGCCCTGGGCCTGGCCATGGGCATCAGCTGCGTGGGCCTGAGCCTGCGCTGGCGCATGCCGGTGCTCACCGCCTGGTGCACGCCGGGTGCGGCGCTGCTGGCCGCCACCCAGGGCGTGGGCCTGGCCGAGGCCACCGGGGCCTTCATCGTCTGCGCGCTGCTGATCATCCTGGCCGGCGTGAGCGGCCTGTTCGAGCGCGTGATGGACAAGGTGCCGATGGCCGTGGCCGCGGCGCTGCTGGCCGGCGTGCTCACCCGCTTCGGGCTCGACGCGGTGCTGGCGGTGCGCAGCTCACCCGCGCTGGTGCTGGTGATGGCCGGCGCCTTTCTGGCCGGGCGGCGCTGGTGGCCGCGCTACGCGGTGCCGGGCGTGTTGCTGGCCGGTGTGGTGCTGGCCGCGCTGCAGGGCCGGCTGGACGGGGCGGCGCTGGGCGCGGCCCTGCATGGCGCCTGGGCCACGCCGGTGTGGGTGACGCCGCAGTTCAACCCGGCCACGCTGGTGGGTGTGGCACTGCCGCTGTTCATCGTCACCATGGCCTCGCAGAACCTGCCGGGCGTGGCGGCCCAGCGCGCCGCGGGTTATGCGGTGCCGGTGTCGCCGGTGACCACCGCCACCGGCCTGGTCACGCTGGTGCTGGCACCCTTCGGCTGCTTTGCGATCAACCTGGCGGCCATCACCGCGGCCATCTGCATGAGCCCCGAGGCCCATGCCGATGCCGCCAAGCGCTACACCGCGCCGGTGGTGGCCGGAATCTTCTACACGCTGCTGGGCCTGGCCGGTGGCGCCGTGGCGGGGCTGTTTGCGGCCTTTCCGCGCGAGCTGGTGGCGGCGGTGGCCGGGCTGGCGCTGCTGGGCACCATTGCCGGCGGCCTGGCCGCGGCCTTGCGCGACGAGCGCCACCGCGACGCGGCTGCCATGACTTTTCTGGTCACGTTGTCGGGCGTCAGCATGGCCGGCATCGGCGCGGCCTTTTGGGGCGTGGTGGCCGGCGCCGTCACGATGGCCGTGCAACACTGGAAGCCCGCTCGCTGA
- a CDS encoding ammonium transporter, translated as MRKLFASLALGLAVLGFAGGSLAQDAAASAPAAPAVASAPADAAPAAALAPAAAATAEAASAPAAAAPVANKGDNAWMLVSTLLVIMMTIPGLALFYGGLVRSKNILSVLMQVMVTFSLIVVLWAIYGYSLAFTEGNAYIGGFDRLFLKGVFDPAAGTFAMAATFSKGVYIPELLFAAFQATFAGITCCLIVGAFAERIKFSAVLLFSALWFTFSYAPIAHMVWYWMGPDAYASKDVVDAMNAKAGLIWQWGALDFAGGTVVHINAAVAGLVGAFMIGKRVGYGREAMAPHSLPLTMVGASLLWVGWFGFNAGSALEAGNSAILAFMNTFTATAAAVLAWSLGEAMLRGKASMLGAASGAVAGLVAITPAAGNVGLMGAIVIGFVSGFACLWGVHSLKKMLGADDSLDVFGVHGVGGIVGALLTGVFNTQDLGGPGLVTDWVTATVGSNPIGAQVWIQLKGVLLTVVWSAVVAAVSFKIVDLVIGLRVTEEEEREGLDISSHGETAYSK; from the coding sequence ATGAGAAAGCTGTTTGCTTCACTCGCCCTGGGCCTCGCGGTCCTGGGCTTTGCGGGCGGGTCGCTGGCGCAAGACGCCGCGGCCTCCGCGCCGGCGGCGCCCGCCGTCGCTTCGGCCCCGGCCGATGCCGCACCGGCCGCCGCGCTGGCCCCGGCCGCCGCTGCAACGGCCGAAGCCGCCTCGGCGCCTGCCGCTGCGGCCCCCGTGGCCAACAAGGGCGACAACGCCTGGATGCTGGTGTCCACCCTGCTGGTGATCATGATGACGATCCCCGGCCTGGCCCTGTTCTACGGCGGCCTGGTGCGCAGCAAGAACATCCTGTCGGTGCTGATGCAGGTGATGGTGACCTTCTCGCTGATCGTCGTGCTGTGGGCCATCTACGGCTACAGCCTGGCCTTCACCGAGGGCAATGCCTACATCGGCGGCTTCGACCGGCTGTTCCTGAAGGGCGTGTTCGACCCCGCGGCCGGCACCTTCGCGATGGCCGCCACCTTCAGCAAGGGCGTCTACATCCCCGAGCTGCTGTTCGCTGCCTTCCAGGCCACGTTTGCCGGCATCACCTGCTGCCTGATCGTGGGCGCCTTTGCCGAGCGCATCAAGTTCTCGGCCGTGCTGCTGTTCTCGGCGCTGTGGTTCACCTTCAGCTACGCGCCGATCGCGCACATGGTCTGGTACTGGATGGGCCCCGACGCCTACGCCAGCAAGGACGTGGTTGACGCCATGAACGCCAAGGCCGGCCTGATCTGGCAATGGGGCGCGCTGGACTTTGCCGGCGGCACCGTGGTGCACATCAACGCCGCCGTGGCCGGCCTGGTGGGTGCCTTCATGATCGGCAAGCGCGTGGGTTATGGCCGTGAAGCCATGGCACCGCACAGCCTGCCGCTGACCATGGTGGGTGCCTCGCTGCTGTGGGTGGGCTGGTTCGGCTTCAACGCCGGCTCGGCGCTGGAAGCCGGCAACTCGGCCATCCTGGCCTTCATGAACACCTTCACCGCCACCGCCGCCGCGGTGCTGGCCTGGAGCCTGGGCGAGGCCATGCTGCGCGGCAAGGCTTCGATGCTGGGTGCAGCCTCGGGTGCCGTGGCCGGCCTGGTGGCCATCACCCCGGCCGCCGGTAACGTGGGCCTGATGGGCGCCATCGTGATCGGCTTCGTCTCCGGCTTCGCCTGCCTGTGGGGCGTGCACAGCCTGAAGAAGATGCTGGGCGCCGATGACTCGCTGGACGTGTTCGGCGTGCACGGCGTGGGCGGCATCGTGGGTGCCCTGCTGACCGGCGTGTTCAACACGCAGGATCTGGGCGGCCCGGGCCTGGTGACCGACTGGGTCACCGCCACCGTGGGCTCCAACCCGATCGGTGCCCAGGTGTGGATCCAGCTGAAGGGCGTGCTGCTGACCGTGGTGTGGTCGGCGGTGGTGGCCGCGGTCTCGTTCAAGATCGTCGACCTGGTGATCGGCCTGCGCGTCACCGAGGAAGAAGAGCGCGAAGGTCTGGACATCAGCTCGCACGGCGAGACGGCGTACAGCAAGTGA
- a CDS encoding P-II family nitrogen regulator: protein MKMVTAIVKPFKLDEVREALSAIGVQGITVTEVKGFGRQKGHTELYRGAEYVVDFLPKVKIEAAVDDAIVDRVIEAIEGSARTGKIGDGKIFVSPLEQVVRIRTGETGKDAL, encoded by the coding sequence ATGAAGATGGTGACCGCCATCGTCAAGCCTTTCAAGCTTGACGAAGTTCGTGAGGCCCTCAGCGCCATCGGCGTGCAGGGCATCACCGTGACCGAGGTCAAGGGCTTCGGTCGGCAAAAGGGCCACACCGAGCTGTACCGCGGCGCCGAGTACGTGGTCGACTTCCTGCCCAAGGTGAAGATCGAAGCCGCCGTGGACGACGCCATCGTCGACCGCGTGATCGAGGCCATCGAGGGCTCGGCCCGCACCGGCAAGATCGGCGACGGCAAGATTTTCGTCTCGCCCCTCGAGCAGGTGGTGCGCATCCGCACCGGCGAGACCGGCAAGGACGCGCTCTAA
- a CDS encoding TorF family putative porin, which translates to MKKTLLAVSAALAAMALPTASYADLAFNVGAVSDYRYRGISQTRLKPALQGGVDFTAGGFYMGAWGSTIKWIKDVPGGGSDVEIDLYGGYKGEIAKDLAFDVGLLQYWYPSATSASWNTVYKNPNTTEAYGALTFGPATAKLSYALTNLFGNYDYAAGKDSKGSYYLDISAGFDVGGGLMLTPHIGYQKVIDIANASYTDYSLTLSKDFSGVVPSIAIVGTDANKSFYVPGANANSTKFLGKAALVVGVKYNF; encoded by the coding sequence ATGAAGAAAACGCTGCTCGCCGTCTCGGCTGCCCTGGCCGCCATGGCCCTGCCCACCGCTTCGTACGCCGACCTGGCCTTCAACGTTGGCGCTGTCAGCGACTACCGTTACCGCGGCATCTCGCAGACGCGCCTGAAGCCCGCGCTGCAAGGTGGCGTCGACTTCACCGCCGGCGGTTTCTACATGGGTGCCTGGGGCTCCACGATCAAGTGGATCAAGGACGTGCCGGGCGGCGGCTCCGATGTCGAGATCGACCTGTACGGCGGCTACAAGGGCGAGATCGCGAAGGACCTGGCCTTTGACGTGGGCCTGCTGCAGTACTGGTACCCCAGCGCCACCAGCGCCAGCTGGAACACCGTCTACAAGAACCCCAACACCACCGAGGCGTATGGCGCACTGACCTTCGGCCCGGCCACCGCCAAGCTGTCGTACGCGCTGACCAACCTGTTCGGCAACTACGACTACGCCGCCGGCAAGGACAGCAAGGGCAGCTACTACCTCGACATCAGCGCCGGCTTCGACGTGGGTGGTGGCCTGATGCTCACGCCGCACATCGGCTACCAGAAGGTGATCGACATCGCCAACGCCTCGTACACCGACTACTCGCTGACCCTGAGCAAGGACTTCAGCGGCGTGGTGCCCAGCATCGCGATCGTGGGCACCGATGCCAACAAGAGCTTCTACGTGCCGGGCGCCAACGCCAACAGCACCAAGTTCCTGGGCAAGGCGGCGCTGGTCGTCGGCGTCAAGTACAACTTCTGA
- a CDS encoding YifB family Mg chelatase-like AAA ATPase has product MTLAVISSRALDGLQAPEVQVEVHLANGLPSFTLVGLADTEVKEARERVRAALSTSGFAFPHNKRITVNLAPADLPKESGRFDLPIALGILAADGQLDAAKLAQAEFAGELSLAGELRPVRGALALALALRREGSPRSLVLPRASAEAAARAGGVRVCAANHLMDVVRAMRPDSAEDGPAEALPVLPPPPPAVATATTADLRDVRGQAAAKRALEIAAAGQHSLLMVGPPGSGKSMLAQRLAGLLPPMDEDEALAAAALQGLATAGTGGLAPARWRERPHRAPHHSASAVALVGGGSPPRPGEISLAHGGVLFLDELPEFPRSALEALREPLETRRITISRAARQAQFPAAFQLVAAMNPCPCGWLGAQVAGRACRCTPEQITRYQGRLSGPLLDRIDLQVEVAAVPPAELLAQAEGEPSATVAGRVAHAAARQAARQGRPNALLEAADLDTHAALAPAAAQFLQQAATRLGWSGRGLHRVIKVARTIADLAGADQIGVPQLAEALQYRRALPGS; this is encoded by the coding sequence ATGACGCTGGCCGTGATCAGCAGCCGTGCACTGGACGGTCTGCAGGCCCCTGAAGTGCAGGTGGAAGTGCACCTGGCCAACGGCCTGCCCAGCTTCACGCTGGTGGGCCTGGCCGACACCGAGGTCAAGGAAGCCCGCGAGCGCGTGCGCGCCGCGCTCAGCACCTCGGGCTTTGCGTTTCCGCACAACAAGCGCATCACCGTCAACCTGGCGCCGGCCGATCTGCCCAAGGAAAGCGGCCGCTTCGACCTGCCGATCGCCCTCGGCATCCTGGCCGCCGATGGCCAGCTCGATGCCGCCAAGCTGGCCCAGGCCGAGTTTGCCGGCGAGCTGAGCCTGGCCGGTGAGTTGCGCCCGGTGCGCGGCGCGCTGGCCCTGGCCCTGGCGCTGCGCCGCGAGGGCAGCCCGCGCAGCCTGGTGCTGCCGCGCGCCAGCGCCGAGGCCGCGGCGCGCGCTGGCGGCGTGCGGGTGTGCGCCGCCAACCACCTGATGGATGTGGTGCGCGCCATGCGCCCCGACAGCGCCGAGGACGGCCCCGCCGAAGCGCTGCCCGTGCTGCCGCCGCCGCCACCCGCCGTGGCCACCGCAACCACGGCCGATCTGCGCGATGTGCGCGGCCAGGCCGCCGCCAAGCGCGCACTCGAGATCGCCGCGGCCGGCCAGCACAGCCTGTTGATGGTGGGCCCGCCCGGCAGCGGCAAATCCATGCTGGCCCAGCGCCTGGCCGGCCTGCTGCCGCCGATGGACGAAGACGAGGCCCTGGCCGCCGCCGCGCTGCAGGGCCTGGCCACGGCCGGCACCGGCGGCCTGGCGCCGGCGCGCTGGCGCGAGCGCCCGCACCGCGCGCCGCACCACTCGGCCAGCGCCGTGGCCCTGGTGGGCGGTGGCTCGCCGCCACGGCCCGGCGAGATCTCGCTGGCCCATGGCGGCGTGCTGTTTCTCGACGAGCTGCCCGAGTTTCCGCGCAGCGCGCTGGAGGCGCTGCGCGAGCCGCTCGAAACCCGGCGCATCACGATCTCGCGCGCCGCACGGCAGGCGCAGTTTCCGGCCGCGTTTCAGCTGGTGGCGGCGATGAACCCCTGCCCCTGCGGCTGGCTGGGCGCCCAGGTGGCCGGCCGCGCCTGCCGCTGCACGCCCGAGCAGATCACGCGCTACCAGGGCCGGCTGTCGGGCCCGCTGCTCGACCGCATCGACCTGCAGGTGGAAGTGGCCGCGGTGCCGCCCGCCGAGCTGCTGGCCCAGGCCGAAGGCGAGCCCAGCGCCACCGTGGCCGGGCGCGTGGCCCACGCCGCCGCACGCCAGGCCGCGCGCCAGGGGCGGCCCAATGCGCTGCTGGAAGCGGCCGACCTCGACACGCATGCCGCGCTGGCACCGGCCGCCGCGCAGTTTTTGCAACAGGCCGCCACGCGCCTGGGCTGGTCAGGCCGCGGCCTGCACCGGGTGATCAAGGTGGCCCGCACCATCGCCGACCTGGCCGGTGCCGACCAGATCGGCGTGCCGCAGCTGGCCGAGGCGCTGCAGTACCGGCGGGCACTGCCGGGGTCTTGA